A part of Acidobacteriota bacterium genomic DNA contains:
- the trmD gene encoding tRNA (guanosine(37)-N1)-methyltransferase TrmD has product MVVDVITIFPAMVQAILAEGIVARARAKGLVDVTVRDLRDYTSDRHRTVDDVPYGGGPGMVMKPEPMFRAVEAVQAEHGPATSVVLMSPQGRRLTHAVAERFSREPRLIVICGRYEGVDERVVEALVTDEVSIGDYVLTGGELPAMVLLDAAIRLVPGAVGDAGSVAEDSFAGPWLDYPHYTRPAEFRGRVVPDVLLSGNHAQIAQWRRRERLRRTAARRPDLVDPAALGDEERREFERIRKAAGHFSEE; this is encoded by the coding sequence ATCACGATCTTTCCCGCGATGGTGCAGGCCATCCTCGCGGAGGGCATCGTGGCGCGGGCTCGCGCGAAGGGGCTGGTGGACGTCACGGTGCGCGATCTCCGCGACTACACGAGCGATCGGCACCGGACGGTCGACGACGTGCCGTACGGCGGCGGGCCCGGGATGGTGATGAAGCCCGAGCCGATGTTCCGCGCGGTCGAGGCCGTGCAGGCCGAGCACGGGCCGGCCACGTCGGTCGTGTTGATGTCGCCGCAGGGGCGCCGGCTGACGCACGCCGTGGCGGAGCGCTTCAGCCGCGAGCCCAGGCTGATCGTGATCTGCGGCCGGTACGAAGGCGTGGACGAGCGCGTGGTCGAGGCGCTGGTGACCGACGAGGTCTCGATCGGCGACTACGTGCTCACCGGCGGCGAGCTGCCGGCGATGGTGTTGCTCGATGCCGCCATCCGGCTGGTGCCGGGCGCCGTCGGCGACGCGGGATCGGTCGCCGAGGATTCGTTCGCGGGGCCCTGGCTGGACTACCCGCACTACACGCGGCCGGCGGAGTTTCGCGGCCGCGTGGTGCCGGACGTGCTGCTCTCGGGCAACCACGCCCAGATCGCGCAGTGGCGTCGCCGCGAGCGGTTGCGGCGCACCGCAGCGCGGCGTCCGGACCTCGTCGATCCGGCGGCGCTCGGCGACGAGGAGCGGCGGGAATTCGAGCGGATCAGGAAGGCCGCCGGACATTTTTCCGAGGAGTGA